One window of the Vicinamibacterales bacterium genome contains the following:
- a CDS encoding ABC transporter substrate-binding protein — protein MTTRSIAALVVLFGLSACHSVPARTGVVTLAVLSSPNSLDPRVGSDETSQRAHQLLFDNLLSLDGQLRVTGGLASRFEQRDPLTYDVFLREGVMFHDGHELTAADVVYTFSCFIDPAFLSPRKGAYRVLDKVTALDRYAVRFSLKEPFGSFPIQLVMPVVPKGAGPELRDHPVGTGPYRFVRFAVDDRLELAAFPGYFRGAPANDGVVLKVVPDEIMRALELRKGTVDLVVNDLSPDVVHQLAEDKGMSIAESPGTDYAYVGFNMRDPVLRDRRVRHAIGYAIDRQAIVDHLRRGLASPAVGILPPVSWAFEPNVFQFTHDVARATALLDEAGYPDPDGAGPAPRLRLTLKVSTNEFIRLQAAVIQQDLKQAGIELDVRSYEFATLYADVLKGNFQLFTLQWVGVSDPDMLRRVFHSKQMPPSGFNRGYYENPEVDRLIDEAGAAATDADRRRLFGEAQRLVAEDAPYISLWNKTNVAVSRTGIEGVKLTPSAEFTFLREVTKR, from the coding sequence TTGACGACTAGGTCGATCGCGGCACTCGTCGTGCTGTTCGGGCTCAGCGCCTGCCACAGCGTTCCCGCCAGGACCGGGGTCGTCACCCTCGCCGTTCTCAGCTCCCCCAACAGCCTCGACCCGCGCGTCGGCTCCGATGAAACCTCGCAGCGCGCGCACCAGCTGCTCTTCGACAACCTGCTCTCGCTCGACGGGCAGTTGCGCGTCACCGGCGGACTGGCGTCCCGCTTCGAACAGCGCGACCCGCTGACCTACGACGTCTTCCTCCGGGAAGGCGTGATGTTTCACGACGGCCACGAACTGACCGCCGCCGACGTGGTCTACACCTTCAGCTGCTTTATCGATCCGGCGTTCCTCTCGCCGCGCAAGGGCGCCTATCGCGTGCTCGACAAGGTGACGGCACTCGATCGGTATGCGGTGCGCTTCTCGCTCAAGGAACCGTTCGGCTCGTTCCCGATTCAGCTGGTGATGCCGGTGGTGCCGAAGGGCGCCGGGCCGGAGTTGCGCGACCATCCGGTCGGCACCGGGCCGTACCGGTTCGTGCGGTTCGCGGTGGACGATCGCCTGGAGCTGGCGGCGTTCCCCGGTTACTTCCGCGGCGCGCCCGCCAACGACGGTGTCGTGCTGAAGGTGGTGCCCGACGAGATCATGCGGGCGCTCGAACTGCGCAAGGGCACGGTGGACCTCGTCGTCAACGACCTGTCCCCGGACGTCGTCCACCAGCTGGCGGAAGACAAGGGCATGTCCATTGCCGAGTCGCCGGGAACCGACTACGCCTACGTCGGCTTTAACATGCGCGATCCGGTGCTGCGCGATCGCCGCGTGCGCCACGCCATCGGCTATGCCATCGACCGGCAGGCCATCGTCGATCACTTGCGGCGCGGGCTGGCGAGCCCGGCCGTCGGCATCCTGCCGCCGGTGTCGTGGGCGTTCGAGCCCAACGTGTTCCAGTTCACGCACGACGTCGCCAGGGCGACGGCGCTCCTCGACGAGGCCGGTTATCCGGACCCGGACGGCGCCGGGCCGGCCCCGCGCCTGCGGCTGACGCTGAAGGTGTCAACCAACGAGTTCATCCGCCTGCAGGCGGCGGTGATCCAACAGGACCTGAAGCAGGCGGGCATCGAGCTCGACGTCAGGTCATACGAGTTCGCCACGCTCTACGCCGACGTGCTGAAGGGGAACTTCCAGCTGTTCACGCTGCAATGGGTCGGCGTGTCGGACCCCGACATGCTGCGCCGCGTGTTCCACTCGAAGCAGATGCCGCCGTCGGGGTTCAACCGCGGCTACTACGAGAATCCGGAGGTCGATCGGCTGATCGACGAGGCGGGCGCCGCCGCCACCGATGCAGATCGGCGGCGGCTGTTCGGCGAGGCGCAACGACTGGTCGCGGAAGACGCGCCGTACATCAGCCTGTGGAACAAGACCAACGTCGCCGTGTCCCGTACAGGAATCGAGGGCGTCAAGC